In the Brassica napus cultivar Da-Ae chromosome A7, Da-Ae, whole genome shotgun sequence genome, one interval contains:
- the LOC106357165 gene encoding uncharacterized protein LOC106357165, giving the protein MKRQREEMKEEGTDSSLATAAMAVAVAAAVAEEDKLWCGGVVEEMTWSTVWLPFWDVEFVGRNYNLLFSDVAWDDDIWNLKNLTHSS; this is encoded by the coding sequence ATGAAGAGACAGAGAGAGGAGATGAAGGAAGAGGGGACTGACTCATCATTGGCTACTGCAGCCATGGCAGTTGCGGTTGCTGCAGCGGTTGCGGAGGAGGATAAATTGTGGTGCGGTGGAGTGGTGGAGGAGATGACGTGGAGCACCGTGTGGTTGCCTTTTTGGGATGTTGAGTTTGTTGGCAGAAACTACAACTTGTTGTTCAGTGATGTTGCTTGGGACGATGATATTTGGAACCTCAAGAACCTAACTCATTCCTCATAG